The following nucleotide sequence is from Tistrella mobilis.
CGCCCCGACCAGTCGGCGGGCTTTCTGGACGGCATCTCGACCCGGGTGCCCGACAAGGCGCGGATCGCCACCGTCGTTCACGGCACCACCGCCGGCACCAATGCGCTGCTGGAGCGCAAGGGCGCGCGGATCGGCGTGATCACCACGCGCGGCTTCCGCGACGTGCTGGAAATGCGCCGCCGCGACCGGCCCAAAACCTGGGGGCTTTGGGGCGCGTTCGAGCCGGTGGTGCCGCGCGATCTGCGCCGCGAGGTGCCCGAGCGCGTGCTGGCCGACGGCACGCTGCGCGAGGCGGTGGACCTGGCCGCGGTGGAGGCCGAGGCCCGTGCGCTGATCGAGGCGGGCTGTGCCGCCATCGCCATCCTGTTCGTCAACGCCTATGCCAACCCGGCCAATGAACGCGCAGCGGTGGCGGCGGTGCGCGCGCTCTGGCCCAACGACCATGTCACCTGCTCGACCGAGATCCTGCCCGAGATCCGCGAATTCGAGCGCTTTTCGACCACCGCGCTCAACGCCTATCTCCAGCCCGAGGTCGGCGGCTATCTGAAGCGGCTGGAAGATGCGCTGACCGCCGACGGTTTCGGCGGCGAATTCCTGATCGTGCAGTCCAATGGCGGCGTGATGTCGGTGGATACCGCCCGCCGCCTGCCGGTGCGGACCGCGCTGTCGGGCCCGGCGGCGGGCGTGATCGCGGCCGGCTATATCGCCGATCAGGCCGGCTTCCCCAACGTCATCACCGGCGATATCGGCGGCACCAGCTTCGACGTCTCGCTGATCGCCGACGGCCGCACCGTGCTGTCGCCCCAGACCTCGATCGATTACGGCATGGTCGTGCGCACGCCGATGATCGAGATCACCACCATCGGTGCCGGCGGCGGGTCGATCGCCTGGGTCGACAAGGGCGGGATGCTGAATATCGGCCCGGAAAGCGCCGGGTCGACCCCGGGCCCGGTCTGCTATGGCAATGGCGGCGACCGGCCGACGGTGACCGATGCCAATGTCGTGCTGGGCCGGATCAATGCCGACCGGCCGATCGGCGGCAAGCTTGCCCGGCTGGACCGCGAGGCGGCGCTGGCGGCGATCGAGGCACAGGTGGCCAGGCCGCTGGGGCTGGAGCCGATGGCGGCGGCCGAGGCCATCATCCGGGTGGCGAATTCGCGCATGGCCGGCGCCATCCGCCTGGTGTCGATCGAACGCGGCTACGACCCGAAGCGCTTTGCGCTGATGCCCTTCGGCGGCGGCGGCTCGCTGCATGTGGGCGCGCTGATGAAGGATGTCGGGCTGGGCCGGGCCCTGGTGCCGCGCTATCCGGGCGTCACCTCGGCGCTGGGTTGCGTGATCGCCGATATGCGTCACGACTATGTCCAGACGATCAATGCGGTGCTGGATGCGGTCGACCCCGCCATGCTGGCCGGGGCAATGCGCGAGCATGCGGCCGGCGGGCTGAAGCTGCTGGCGGCGGCGGGCGTGACCCTGGACGCCAAGACCGTGCGCTTCGAATTCGACATGGCCTATCTGGGCCAGACCCACACGGTGCCGGTGCCGTTCGAGATCGCGGTCGATGCGGCCGGCGATCCGGCGCCGTTCAGCATCGCCGACATCGCGGCCGCCTTCGAGGAGGCCTATCGCGGCGTTTATGGCCGGCTGCTGGAGGGCGGCACCATGCGGGTGCTGAACCTGCGCACCGCCGTGATCGGCACCCGGCCCAAATTCGATCTGGGCGTGCTGGCCCCCACCACCACAGGCGGCGCCGATCTGGCCCGCACCGGCACCCGGCCGGTCTATGTCGACGGCGCCTGGCACGATGCCGGCATCTATGCCCGGCTGGAGCTGCCGGTCGACAGCGTGGTGGAGGGGCCGGCGATCCTGGAACAGCCCGACACCACCATCTTCGTCGAACCCGACCTTTATGCCACGGTCGACCGGTTCGGCAACCTGGTCATCGCCCGCAAGAGCGACCGTGAGGGAGCCTGACCCATGGCCGATTTCTTCGCCGACTTCCAGCCCGCCCGCACCGCCCTGCTGATCGTCGACCTGCAGAACGACTTTCTGCACCCGGACGGCGCCTATGCCCGCGGCGGCGCCGGTGCGCCCGAAATCGCCGCCCTGCCGGCGCGGGTGAAGCCGGTGGCCGATGCCCTGCGCGCGGCCGGCGGCTTCGTCATCTCCACCCAGTTCACCCTGGTGCCCGGGCGGGGCGGCGAGCCGATGATCGCCGATCATCTGCGCCAGATCCGCCCCTTCCTGCGCCGGGGCGATTTTCTGCCCGGCGGCTGGGGCCATGCCCTGGTCGACGAGCTGCAGCCGGCCGATTTCACCGTCGAGAAGGTCGCCTACAGCGCCTTCTATCAGTCGCGGCTGGATTTCGTGCTGGCGCGTGCCGGCATCGACCGGCTGATCGCCTGCGGCATCGTCACCAATGGCGGCGTGGCGAGCACGGTGCGCGAGGCCCATGTCCGTGGCCTGCCCACACTGGTACTCTCCGACGGCTGTGCGGCGATGAAGCCGGATCTGCACGACGCCACCATCACCGTGCTCTCGTCCATCGGGCCGGTGATGAGCTGCGCCGAGGCCGAAACCCGCATCCGCGCCGCAATCTGAGCCCCCCGACCTGACCCGAGGACAACACCCCATGGCCCGTGAAACCCGCCCCGCCTTCCAGTGGGAAGATCCGCTGAACCTTGCCGGCGAGCTGTCGGAAGAGGAGCGGATGATCCGCGACACCGCGCATGACTACGCGCAGGAGAAGCTCCAGACCCGGGTGCTGGAGGCCAATCGTCACGAGATCTTCCATCGCGAGATCATGACCGAAATGGGCGCGCTGGGCCTGCTGGGCTGCACCCTGCCCGAGGAGTATGGCTGCGCGGGCCTGTCTTATGTGGCCTATGGCCTGGTGGCGCGCGAGGTGGAGCGGGTCGACAGCGGCTATCGCTCGGCGATGAGCGTGCAGTCCTCGCTGGTGATGTATCCGATCTATGCCTTCGGCACCGAAGAGCAGCGCCGCAAATACCTGCCGCGCCTGGCGACCGGCGAACTGGTCGGCTGCTTCGGCCTGACCGAGCCCGATGCCGGCTCGGACCCCTCGTCGATGCGCACCCGCGCCCGCAAGGTCGATGGCGGCTACGAGATTTCGGGCACCAAGACCTGGATCACCAATGCGCCGATCGCCGATGTCTTCGTGGTCTGGGCCAAGGATGATCACGGCTCGATCCGCGGCTTCGTGCTGGAAAAGGGCATGACGGGGCTGAGCGCGCCCAAGATCGAGGGCAAGTTCTCGCTGCGCGCCTCGATCACCGGCCAGATCGCCATGGATCAGGTCTTCGTGCCCGAAGAGAACGCCTTCCCCGAGGTCCGCGGCCTGACCGGCCCGTTCTCGTGTCTGAACAATGCCCGCTACGGCATCGCCTGGGGGGCGATGGGTGCTGCGGAATTCTGCTGGCATGCCGCGCGTCAGTACACCATGGACCGGATCATGTTCGGCCGGCCGCTGGCGGCCACCCAGCTGATCCAGAAGAAGCTGGCCGATATGCAGACGGAAATCGCGCTCGGCCTGACCGCGGCGCTGCAGCTGGGCCGGCTGAAGGATCGCGGCACCGCGGCGCCCGAGGCGATCAGCCTGCTGAAGCGCAACAATTGCGGCAAGGCGCTGGAGATTGCCCGGGTCGCCCGCGACATGCATGGCGGCAACGGCATCGCCGACGAGTATCATGTGATCCGTCACATGTGCAATCTGGAGGCCGTGAATACCTATGAAGGCACGCACGACGTCCATGCGCTGATCCTGGGCCGCGCCCAGACCGGCATCGCCGCCTTCGGCTGATCCGGCCTGCCGGCGACGCCTCCCGCCACTGGCCCCCCGCCACTGAACGCCCGACACTGAACCACGGAGCCCGACCCTATGGCGACCCCCCGAGCCGAAGGTGCCCTCTCTCACATCCGCGTGCTCGATCTCAGCCGCGTCCTTGCCGGCCCCTGGGCCAGCCAGATCCTTGGCGATCTGGGGGCGGAGGTGCTGAAGATCGAACGGCCGGGTGCGGGCGACGACACCCGCGGCTGGGGGCCGCCCTATGCCGAGGCGGCCGACGGTTCGGCGCGGGAGGCGGCCTATTTCCTGACCACCAACCGCAACAAATCCTCGGTCGCGATCGATATGGGCACCGCGGAGGGGGCGGCGCTGATCCGGCGTCTGGCCGCCGAATCGGATGTGGTGATCGAGAATTTCAAGGTCGGCGGTCTGAAGAAATACGGGCTCGACCAGGAGAGCCTCAGGGCGCTCAATCCGCGGCTGATCTATTGCTCGATCACCGGTTTCGGCCAGACGGGGCCCTACGCGCCGCGCGCCGGTTATGACTTCATGATCCAGGCCATGGGCGGGCTGATGTCGGTGACCGGAGAGCCCGACGAGGTGCCGGGTGGCGGGCCGGTCAAGGTGGGGGTCGCCCTGGTCGACGTGATGACCGGGCTTTATGCGACCATCGGCGTGCTGGCGGCGCTGGCCCATCGCGAGCGGACGGGGGCGGGGCAGCATATCGATCTGGCCCTGCTCGACGTCTCGGTCGCAACGCTCGCCAATCAGGCGATGAACTATCTGGTATCGGGCAAGGCGCCGGGGCGGATGGGCAATGCCCATCCCAATATCGTGCCCTATCAGGCCTTCGCGACCCAGGACGGCCATCTGGTGCTGGCGATCGGCAATGACGAGCAGTTCCGCCGCTTTGCCGCCGAGGCCGGCCATCCGGAGTGGGCAGCCGATCCGCGCTTTGCGACCAACGCCCAGCGCGTCGCCAACCGTGCCGCCCTGGTGCCGCTGGTGGCGGGGGCGGTCGCTACCCGCACCACCGACGACTGGATCGCGGCGCTGGAAAGCAAGGCCGTGCCCTGCGGGCCGATCAACACGCTCGACCGGGTGTTTGCCGATCCGCAGGTGCAGGCCCGCGGCCTGGCGCGGCAGATCGCCCATCCGGCGCTGGGATCGGTGCCGACGGTGGCCAATCCGCTCAATCTGTCGGCGACGCCGGTCGATTACGCCCGCGCAGCGCCCCGTCTCGGTGCCGATACCGACGAGACGCTGGGCCGGCTGCTGGGGCTGGATGCCGACGCCCTGGCCGACCTCCGCAAAAAAGGTGTCATCGGATGACCCTGCCCGCGACCGTTTCGGGGGCGCCGCGCACGGTGTTCGACCGGATCTGGGATGCGCATGTCGTGCAGGCCCATCCGGCCGGCCAGCGCCTGCTGTGGATCGACCGCCATTTCACCCATGAAGGCAGTTTCCATGCCTATGGCAAGCTGGCCGGGATGGGCCGGCGGGTGGCGCGGCCGGATCTGACCTTCGGGGTTGCCGATCATTACGTGCCGACCCGCAACCGCGATGCCGAGCCGGCGGACCCCGATGTCGGCCGGGTGATCCGGCTGCTGCGCGACAACACGGCGGCCAATGCGGTGCGGCTGTTCGATCTGGGCGACGAGGAACAGGGCATCGTCCATGTGGTCGGGCCCGAACAGGGGCTGACCCTGCCGGGGCTGACTATCGTCTGCGGCGACAGCCATACTTCCACCCATGGCGCCTTCGGTGCGTTGGCCTTCGGCATCGGTGCCTCGGAGGTCGCCCATGTGCTGGCGACCCAGACGCTGTGGCAGCGCCGGCCGAAGACCTTCCGGGTGCGGGTGGATGGCCGGCTGGGGACCGGCGTTTCGGCCAAGGATCTGATCCTGCACCTGATTTCGGTGATCGGTACCGATGGTGCCACCGGCCATGTGATCGAATATGCCGGGCCGGCGATCCGGGCGCTGGGCATGGAAGCGCGGATGACGGTGTGCAACATGTCGATCGAGGCCGGTGCCCGCGCCGGCATGATCGCCCCCGACGAGACCACCTTCGCCTGGCTGAAGGGCCGGCCTGCCGCCCCGGTGGGGGCGCTGTTCGATCGGGCGGTGGCGCATTGGTCGGCACTGCGCAGCGATGACGAGGCCGTCTTCGACCGCGAGATCGTGATCGACGGCAGCGCCGTTGCACCGGTCGTCACCTGGGGGACGGCGCCCGAAGAGGCGGTGGCGATCGACGGCCATGTGCCCGGCGATGCCGATCCGGCGACGCTCGATTATATGGGGCTGGTGCCGGGGCAGAAGCTGGAAGGCCTGCCGGTCGACCGGGTGTTCATCGGATCCTGCACCAATGGCCGGATCGAGGATCTGCGTGCGGCGGCGGCCCTGCTGAAAGGGCGGCGGCTGACGGTGCCGATGCTGGTCTCCCCCGGATCGGCCAGAGTGAAGCGCCAGGCCGAGGCGGAAGGCCTGGCCCGGATCTTCGTCGAGGCCGGGGCCGATTGGGTGGAGAGCGGCTGTTCGATGTGTGTGGGCATGAACGGGGATCTGGCGGCGCCGGGCGAGCGGGTGGCATCGACCACCAATCGCAATTTCCGCGGCCGCCAGGGGCCGGGGGCGCGCACCCATCTGATGAGCCCGGCCATGGCCGCAGCGGCGGGTGTGACCGGCCGGCTGGCCGATATCCGCCGGCTGGCGGAGGGCTGATCCCATGGCCCAGGCGACGCTCCGCCCGCTCACCCGGCTGACCGCGATTGCAGCACCACTGCCGCTTGCGAATGTCGATACCGACCAGCTGCTGCCGGCCCGCTTCATGCGCCGGCCGCGCGGCGATGGCTATCACCCCTATCTGCTGCACGATCTGGCCCATGATGCCGAGGGCCGGCCCGACCCGGATTTCGTGCTCAACCGCCCGGACTATGCCGGCGCCGGCATCCTGGTGGCGCGGCGCAATTTCGGCGGCGGCTCGTCGCGCGAGGGCGCCGTCTATGCCCTGGTCGATGCGGGTTTCCGGGTAGTGATCGCGCCCGGTTTCGGCGAC
It contains:
- a CDS encoding hydantoinase/oxoprolinase family protein — its product is MSKDFVIGVDVGGTFTDVFFLNEAEGTAQVSKVPTSRPDQSAGFLDGISTRVPDKARIATVVHGTTAGTNALLERKGARIGVITTRGFRDVLEMRRRDRPKTWGLWGAFEPVVPRDLRREVPERVLADGTLREAVDLAAVEAEARALIEAGCAAIAILFVNAYANPANERAAVAAVRALWPNDHVTCSTEILPEIREFERFSTTALNAYLQPEVGGYLKRLEDALTADGFGGEFLIVQSNGGVMSVDTARRLPVRTALSGPAAGVIAAGYIADQAGFPNVITGDIGGTSFDVSLIADGRTVLSPQTSIDYGMVVRTPMIEITTIGAGGGSIAWVDKGGMLNIGPESAGSTPGPVCYGNGGDRPTVTDANVVLGRINADRPIGGKLARLDREAALAAIEAQVARPLGLEPMAAAEAIIRVANSRMAGAIRLVSIERGYDPKRFALMPFGGGGSLHVGALMKDVGLGRALVPRYPGVTSALGCVIADMRHDYVQTINAVLDAVDPAMLAGAMREHAAGGLKLLAAAGVTLDAKTVRFEFDMAYLGQTHTVPVPFEIAVDAAGDPAPFSIADIAAAFEEAYRGVYGRLLEGGTMRVLNLRTAVIGTRPKFDLGVLAPTTTGGADLARTGTRPVYVDGAWHDAGIYARLELPVDSVVEGPAILEQPDTTIFVEPDLYATVDRFGNLVIARKSDREGA
- a CDS encoding cysteine hydrolase family protein — protein: MADFFADFQPARTALLIVDLQNDFLHPDGAYARGGAGAPEIAALPARVKPVADALRAAGGFVISTQFTLVPGRGGEPMIADHLRQIRPFLRRGDFLPGGWGHALVDELQPADFTVEKVAYSAFYQSRLDFVLARAGIDRLIACGIVTNGGVASTVREAHVRGLPTLVLSDGCAAMKPDLHDATITVLSSIGPVMSCAEAETRIRAAI
- a CDS encoding acyl-CoA dehydrogenase; the encoded protein is MARETRPAFQWEDPLNLAGELSEEERMIRDTAHDYAQEKLQTRVLEANRHEIFHREIMTEMGALGLLGCTLPEEYGCAGLSYVAYGLVAREVERVDSGYRSAMSVQSSLVMYPIYAFGTEEQRRKYLPRLATGELVGCFGLTEPDAGSDPSSMRTRARKVDGGYEISGTKTWITNAPIADVFVVWAKDDHGSIRGFVLEKGMTGLSAPKIEGKFSLRASITGQIAMDQVFVPEENAFPEVRGLTGPFSCLNNARYGIAWGAMGAAEFCWHAARQYTMDRIMFGRPLAATQLIQKKLADMQTEIALGLTAALQLGRLKDRGTAAPEAISLLKRNNCGKALEIARVARDMHGGNGIADEYHVIRHMCNLEAVNTYEGTHDVHALILGRAQTGIAAFG
- a CDS encoding CaiB/BaiF CoA transferase family protein, with product MATPRAEGALSHIRVLDLSRVLAGPWASQILGDLGAEVLKIERPGAGDDTRGWGPPYAEAADGSAREAAYFLTTNRNKSSVAIDMGTAEGAALIRRLAAESDVVIENFKVGGLKKYGLDQESLRALNPRLIYCSITGFGQTGPYAPRAGYDFMIQAMGGLMSVTGEPDEVPGGGPVKVGVALVDVMTGLYATIGVLAALAHRERTGAGQHIDLALLDVSVATLANQAMNYLVSGKAPGRMGNAHPNIVPYQAFATQDGHLVLAIGNDEQFRRFAAEAGHPEWAADPRFATNAQRVANRAALVPLVAGAVATRTTDDWIAALESKAVPCGPINTLDRVFADPQVQARGLARQIAHPALGSVPTVANPLNLSATPVDYARAAPRLGADTDETLGRLLGLDADALADLRKKGVIG
- the leuC gene encoding 3-isopropylmalate dehydratase large subunit, with translation MTLPATVSGAPRTVFDRIWDAHVVQAHPAGQRLLWIDRHFTHEGSFHAYGKLAGMGRRVARPDLTFGVADHYVPTRNRDAEPADPDVGRVIRLLRDNTAANAVRLFDLGDEEQGIVHVVGPEQGLTLPGLTIVCGDSHTSTHGAFGALAFGIGASEVAHVLATQTLWQRRPKTFRVRVDGRLGTGVSAKDLILHLISVIGTDGATGHVIEYAGPAIRALGMEARMTVCNMSIEAGARAGMIAPDETTFAWLKGRPAAPVGALFDRAVAHWSALRSDDEAVFDREIVIDGSAVAPVVTWGTAPEEAVAIDGHVPGDADPATLDYMGLVPGQKLEGLPVDRVFIGSCTNGRIEDLRAAAALLKGRRLTVPMLVSPGSARVKRQAEAEGLARIFVEAGADWVESGCSMCVGMNGDLAAPGERVASTTNRNFRGRQGPGARTHLMSPAMAAAAGVTGRLADIRRLAEG
- the leuD gene encoding 3-isopropylmalate dehydratase small subunit yields the protein MAQATLRPLTRLTAIAAPLPLANVDTDQLLPARFMRRPRGDGYHPYLLHDLAHDAEGRPDPDFVLNRPDYAGAGILVARRNFGGGSSREGAVYALVDAGFRVVIAPGFGDIFRANALKNGMLPVALDEAVVDRLLAALAASPGATISVDLPEQTVTLPMGAGRVEVFGFEVDPFRKDLLVRGLDEIGLTLSLAEEIARYAADRAAAEPWVLPGAG